A portion of the Streptomyces sp. NBC_00376 genome contains these proteins:
- the dtd gene encoding D-aminoacyl-tRNA deacylase, whose product MRAVIQRVDGASVTVTDGADGAGGPEVVGEIVGEGLCVLVGVTHGDTPEKAAQLARKLWSLRILEGEKSCSDVNAPLLVISQFTLYGDARKGRRPTWNAAAPGEVAEPLVDEVVKQLRALGAQVETGRFGADMRVSLTNHGPFTVVVEV is encoded by the coding sequence ATGCGTGCAGTGATACAGAGGGTGGACGGCGCGAGCGTCACGGTGACCGACGGCGCGGACGGGGCCGGCGGGCCCGAGGTGGTCGGCGAAATCGTCGGCGAAGGGCTGTGCGTGCTGGTGGGAGTCACCCATGGGGACACCCCGGAGAAGGCGGCACAGCTCGCCCGCAAGCTCTGGTCGCTGCGCATCCTGGAGGGCGAGAAGTCCTGCTCCGATGTGAATGCACCACTTCTGGTGATTTCGCAGTTCACTCTCTACGGGGACGCCCGGAAGGGCCGCAGGCCCACCTGGAACGCGGCGGCTCCCGGCGAGGTCGCCGAACCGCTGGTCGACGAGGTGGTGAAGCAGCTGCGGGCGCTGGGCGCGCAGGTGGAGACGGGCCGGTTCGGGGCGGACATGCGGGTCTCGCTCACGAACCACGGCCCGTTCACCGTCGTCGTCGAGGTCTGA
- the ygfZ gene encoding CAF17-like 4Fe-4S cluster assembly/insertion protein YgfZ: MKSPLLSLPGAVPAEGRDEGVAAHYGDLFREQRALADGSGLVDLSHRAVVTVTGSDRLAWLHLLLTQHVSELAPGQATEALILTANGHIEHALYLVDDGETVWMHAEPGTQGDLIAYLESMKFFYRVEVADRTEDFAVVYLPAGSIAEVPDGVTVRETAYGRDLFLPRADLEEYAAAHGPVAGILAYEALRVEAHRPRLGFETDHRTIPHELGWIGTAVHLQKGCYRGQETVARVQNLGKPPRRLVFLHLDGSEVLLPGHGTPVRLAADGAEGRQLGFITTSARHHELGPIALALVKRNVAVDAELLAGDTAAAQETVVEP; this comes from the coding sequence ATGAAGAGCCCCCTGCTGTCCCTGCCCGGCGCCGTCCCCGCCGAAGGCCGCGACGAAGGCGTCGCCGCGCACTACGGCGACCTGTTCCGCGAGCAGCGAGCCCTCGCCGACGGCTCCGGCCTCGTCGACCTCTCGCACCGCGCCGTCGTCACGGTCACCGGCAGCGACCGGCTGGCCTGGCTGCACCTGCTGCTCACCCAGCACGTCAGCGAACTCGCCCCGGGCCAGGCCACCGAGGCCCTGATCCTCACCGCCAACGGGCACATCGAGCACGCCCTCTACCTCGTCGACGACGGCGAGACCGTGTGGATGCACGCCGAACCGGGCACCCAGGGCGATCTCATCGCCTACCTGGAGTCCATGAAGTTCTTCTACCGCGTCGAAGTCGCCGACCGCACCGAGGACTTCGCCGTGGTGTACCTGCCGGCCGGCTCCATCGCGGAGGTCCCGGACGGCGTGACGGTACGGGAGACGGCGTACGGCCGGGACCTGTTCCTGCCCCGCGCCGACCTGGAGGAGTACGCGGCGGCGCACGGCCCGGTCGCCGGCATCCTGGCGTACGAGGCGCTGCGCGTGGAGGCGCACCGCCCGCGCCTCGGCTTCGAGACCGACCACCGCACCATCCCGCACGAGCTGGGCTGGATCGGCACCGCCGTACACCTCCAGAAGGGCTGCTACCGCGGCCAGGAGACCGTGGCCCGGGTGCAGAACCTGGGCAAGCCGCCGCGTCGGCTGGTCTTCCTGCACCTCGACGGCAGCGAGGTGCTGCTGCCCGGACACGGCACCCCGGTACGGCTCGCCGCGGACGGCGCCGAGGGGCGCCAGCTGGGCTTCATCACCACGTCCGCCCGCCACCACGAGCTGGGGCCGATCGCGCTGGCCCTGGTGAAGCGGAACGTCGCGGTGGACGCCGAGCTGCTCGCCGGGGACACGGCCGCGGCCCAGGAGACGGTCGTCGAGCCGTAG
- a CDS encoding Fur family transcriptional regulator — MVSTDWKTDLRQRGYRLTPQRQLVLEAVDTLEHATPDDILSEVRRTASGVNISTVYRTLELLEELGLVSHAHLGHGAPTYHLADRHHHIHLVCRDCTDVIEADVAVVAEFTAKLRDGFGFETDMKHFAIFGRCAGCTAKAAENPENTENPEGAV; from the coding sequence GTGGTGAGCACCGACTGGAAGACCGATCTCCGGCAGCGCGGCTATCGGCTGACGCCGCAGCGGCAGCTTGTCCTGGAAGCCGTCGACACGCTGGAACACGCGACACCCGACGACATCCTCTCCGAGGTGCGCAGGACCGCGTCCGGCGTGAACATCTCCACCGTCTACCGGACGCTCGAACTCCTGGAGGAGCTCGGGCTGGTCAGCCACGCGCACCTGGGGCACGGGGCACCCACGTACCACCTGGCCGACCGTCACCACCACATCCATCTGGTCTGCCGCGACTGCACCGACGTCATCGAGGCCGATGTCGCCGTCGTCGCCGAGTTCACCGCGAAACTCCGGGACGGCTTCGGTTTCGAGACGGACATGAAGCACTTCGCGATCTTCGGCCGCTGCGCCGGGTGCACGGCGAAGGCGGCGGAGAACCCCGAGAACACCGAGAACCCCGAGGGCGCGGTCTAG
- a CDS encoding FABP family protein, which yields MIEIPSDLHPDLVPLAFLLGNWAGAGVSDFPGAEQCNFGQEVSFSHDGRDFLEYVSHSWVLDAEGEKVRPLETESGYWRIDKDRKVEVVMSRDQGVIEIWYGELADKKPQIDLVTDAVARTAASGPYSGGKRLYGYVKSDLMWVGEKATPEVELRPYMSAHLKKVVTPEEVEAMAKSLGDLPDDGIAFFK from the coding sequence ATGATCGAGATTCCGTCCGACCTCCACCCGGACCTCGTCCCGCTGGCCTTCCTCCTCGGCAACTGGGCGGGCGCCGGTGTTTCCGACTTCCCCGGCGCCGAGCAGTGCAACTTCGGCCAGGAGGTCTCCTTCAGCCACGACGGCCGGGACTTCCTGGAGTACGTCTCGCACAGCTGGGTGCTCGACGCCGAGGGCGAGAAGGTCCGGCCGCTGGAGACCGAGTCCGGCTACTGGCGCATCGACAAGGACCGCAAGGTCGAGGTCGTCATGTCCCGCGACCAGGGCGTCATCGAGATCTGGTACGGCGAGCTGGCCGACAAGAAGCCGCAGATCGACCTGGTCACCGACGCGGTGGCCCGCACCGCGGCCTCCGGCCCGTACAGCGGTGGCAAGCGTCTGTACGGCTATGTGAAGAGCGACCTCATGTGGGTCGGCGAGAAGGCCACCCCCGAGGTGGAGCTGCGCCCGTACATGTCGGCGCACCTGAAGAAGGTCGTCACCCCGGAAGAGGTCGAGGCGATGGCGAAGAGCCTCGGCGACCTCCCGGACGACGGCATCGCCTTCTTCAAGTAG
- a CDS encoding DsrE family protein: MQKKLVIKVTAGADSAERCSQAFTVAAVAVASGVEVSLWLTGESSWFALPGRAAEFELPHAAPLPDLIASIQAGGRITLCTQCAARRDITEQDVLEGVRIAGAQVFVSEIMADGVQALVY, encoded by the coding sequence ATGCAGAAGAAGCTCGTGATCAAGGTGACCGCAGGTGCCGACTCCGCCGAGCGCTGCTCGCAGGCGTTCACGGTGGCCGCGGTCGCCGTCGCCAGCGGCGTGGAGGTCTCGCTCTGGCTGACCGGGGAGTCCTCGTGGTTCGCGCTGCCCGGGCGCGCCGCCGAGTTCGAACTGCCGCATGCCGCGCCGCTGCCCGATCTGATCGCGTCGATCCAGGCGGGTGGCCGGATCACCCTGTGCACGCAGTGCGCGGCCCGTCGTGACATCACCGAGCAGGACGTCCTGGAGGGCGTACGGATCGCCGGTGCCCAGGTCTTCGTCAGCGAGATCATGGCCGACGGCGTGCAGGCCCTCGTCTACTGA
- a CDS encoding DUF3099 domain-containing protein codes for MYARRRRGYFLMMGGCIVLFVSAWAFVRLWSMPAAIAMCLVAMVIPPIAAMVANRRGPDDRWWDDPSGDPKSDEWWDELDGKKRR; via the coding sequence ATGTACGCCCGACGCCGTCGCGGCTATTTCCTGATGATGGGCGGTTGCATCGTCCTGTTCGTATCGGCCTGGGCCTTTGTCCGGCTGTGGTCGATGCCCGCCGCGATAGCGATGTGCCTCGTCGCGATGGTGATCCCGCCCATCGCGGCCATGGTCGCCAACCGGCGGGGGCCGGACGACCGCTGGTGGGACGACCCGTCCGGCGACCCGAAGTCCGACGAGTGGTGGGACGAACTCGACGGCAAGAAGCGGCGATAA
- a CDS encoding DUF1416 domain-containing protein, whose product MCGAKAGGPDASTIKPGETTIQGSVTRDGEPVTGYVRLLDSTGEFTAEVPTSATGQFRFYAAEGTWTLRALVPGGSADRTVVAQTGGLSEVAIAV is encoded by the coding sequence ATGTGTGGAGCAAAGGCCGGCGGCCCCGACGCTTCGACCATCAAGCCCGGTGAGACCACCATCCAGGGCAGCGTGACCCGCGACGGCGAGCCCGTCACCGGCTACGTCCGACTGCTGGACTCGACCGGCGAGTTCACCGCCGAGGTCCCGACCTCGGCGACCGGACAGTTCCGCTTCTACGCGGCCGAGGGCACGTGGACGCTGCGCGCCCTCGTCCCCGGCGGCAGCGCCGACCGCACGGTCGTCGCGCAGACCGGTGGCCTCTCCGAGGTCGCGATCGCCGTCTAG
- a CDS encoding sulfurtransferase, whose product MSRSDVLVDADWVEAHIDDPKVALVEVDEDTSAYEKNHIKNAIRIDWTKDLQDPVRRDFIDQAGFEKLLSEKGIGNDTTVVLYGGNNNWFASYAFWYFKLYGHQDVRLLDGGRKKWELDSRDLVDGDDIPSRPVTEYKAQPQDESIRAHRDDVVKAIGSQNLVDVRSPDEFSGKLLAPAHLPQEQSQRPGHVPSARNIPWSKNANDDGTFKSDDELKALYEAEQVDLAKDTIAYCRIGERSALTWFVLHELLGQENVKNYDGSWTEYGSLVGVPIELGANK is encoded by the coding sequence ATGAGCCGCAGTGACGTCCTGGTAGACGCCGACTGGGTCGAGGCCCACATCGACGACCCGAAGGTCGCTCTCGTCGAGGTCGACGAGGACACCTCGGCGTACGAGAAGAACCACATCAAGAATGCGATCCGGATCGACTGGACCAAGGACCTCCAGGACCCGGTCCGTCGTGACTTCATCGACCAGGCCGGGTTCGAGAAGCTGCTGTCCGAGAAGGGCATCGGCAACGACACCACGGTCGTCCTGTACGGCGGCAACAACAACTGGTTCGCGTCCTACGCGTTCTGGTACTTCAAGCTCTACGGCCACCAGGACGTCCGCCTGCTCGACGGCGGCCGCAAGAAGTGGGAGCTCGACTCCCGCGACCTGGTCGACGGCGACGACATCCCGTCCCGCCCGGTCACCGAGTACAAGGCCCAGCCGCAGGACGAGTCGATCCGCGCCCACCGCGACGACGTCGTGAAGGCGATCGGCAGCCAGAACCTGGTCGACGTGCGTTCGCCCGACGAGTTCAGCGGCAAGCTGCTCGCCCCGGCGCACCTCCCGCAGGAGCAGTCCCAGCGCCCCGGCCACGTGCCGAGCGCCCGCAACATCCCGTGGTCGAAGAACGCCAACGACGACGGCACCTTCAAGTCGGACGACGAGCTCAAGGCCCTGTACGAGGCCGAGCAGGTCGACCTGGCGAAGGACACCATCGCGTACTGCCGCATCGGCGAGCGCTCCGCGCTCACCTGGTTCGTGCTGCACGAGCTGCTCGGCCAGGAGAACGTCAAGAACTACGACGGTTCGTGGACCGAGTACGGCTCCCTCGTGGGCGTGCCGATCGAGCTCGGCGCCAACAAGTAA
- a CDS encoding putative leader peptide yields the protein MQCSIGGLPQRGRADLTKRRAVDLCRVAAMLCRTV from the coding sequence ATGCAGTGCTCTATTGGCGGTCTCCCGCAGCGGGGACGGGCGGATCTCACGAAGCGGCGGGCAGTGGACCTGTGCCGCGTCGCCGCCATGCTCTGTCGCACTGTCTGA